The Vibrio agarivorans genome window below encodes:
- a CDS encoding alpha/beta fold hydrolase, with protein sequence MRATLIRCIATLSILVALIGCSTPPPINTQYADQTVVIIHGLSKSERNMNAVKQGVMAAGFSACMVDYSSVWATFGDVLESVDHQVDQCAKETKHVHFVGHSLGGLLSRAYLNAPDNQATKQKLGRVVMIGTPNHGSPLADKHANRWYAGIVGEVPRSLTSDDQGFSQQLPTPDYSLGIIAGTSHYIVTNHLFNGPNDGLVSVESTQLANMTDFIELEVGHMAMPHDEQVIHQVIHFLLNGQFEH encoded by the coding sequence TTGAGAGCAACATTGATCCGCTGTATCGCAACATTATCTATCTTGGTCGCTCTCATTGGCTGTTCAACACCACCACCGATAAATACCCAATACGCCGATCAGACAGTAGTGATTATTCACGGCTTGAGTAAAAGCGAACGAAATATGAATGCGGTCAAACAAGGCGTTATGGCCGCTGGTTTCTCTGCATGTATGGTCGATTATTCATCAGTTTGGGCGACGTTTGGGGATGTTCTTGAGAGTGTCGACCACCAAGTGGATCAATGTGCAAAAGAGACTAAACACGTTCATTTCGTTGGCCACTCTTTGGGAGGATTGTTATCACGAGCCTACCTCAATGCCCCTGACAATCAAGCAACAAAACAAAAGCTGGGTCGGGTTGTTATGATTGGAACGCCTAATCACGGTAGTCCACTGGCTGACAAACACGCGAACCGTTGGTATGCGGGCATCGTCGGCGAAGTTCCTCGCTCTCTTACCAGTGATGACCAAGGGTTTTCTCAGCAACTACCTACCCCGGATTATTCATTGGGCATCATTGCAGGTACATCGCATTATATCGTCACTAATCACTTATTTAATGGGCCAAATGATGGGCTAGTTTCCGTAGAGTCAACTCAACTGGCCAATATGACCGATTTCATAGAGTTAGAGGTTGGGCATATGGCAATGCCACACGATGAGCAAGTCATACATCAGGTCATACACTTTTTGCTCAATGGTCAATTCGAGCATTGA
- a CDS encoding aspartate/glutamate racemase family protein, producing MKKVRFGVIGNMGPEADALFQDIVAKMEIEHGALKDQDHMGMIVVKNPDIPDRSEAINEGGKDPVPEMVKSAKLLEQVNVQFAVMTCNTAHYFRERVQAKTDVYIVDMLKTTVDRIKAENPESVVGILCTNGTYNSGIYDTYLQQENLVFVKPDSYAQEHYVHSAIYGETTGEKTACGQAIRETNGIKSGEFERNAELLSKAIERFQTQGVTSVILGCTELPLVRNILQQKFPDIQFIDPMEAVADRVVCLYKQAEERTEIDDREGLLQDPMDVHTDQEIVDYIVSRA from the coding sequence ATGAAAAAAGTAAGATTTGGCGTAATCGGTAATATGGGTCCAGAAGCTGACGCATTGTTCCAAGACATTGTAGCGAAGATGGAAATCGAGCATGGCGCGTTAAAAGACCAAGATCACATGGGCATGATCGTGGTGAAAAACCCTGACATTCCTGATCGTTCAGAAGCGATCAATGAAGGTGGTAAAGACCCAGTGCCTGAAATGGTGAAGTCTGCGAAACTACTTGAGCAAGTGAACGTTCAGTTTGCAGTGATGACATGTAATACGGCGCACTACTTTAGAGAACGAGTGCAAGCGAAAACAGATGTGTATATCGTTGATATGTTGAAAACCACCGTAGATCGCATCAAAGCCGAAAACCCAGAATCTGTGGTAGGCATTCTATGTACTAACGGTACGTACAATTCTGGTATCTACGATACCTATTTACAGCAAGAAAATCTGGTTTTCGTTAAGCCAGACAGTTATGCGCAAGAGCATTATGTGCATAGTGCAATATATGGTGAAACGACGGGTGAAAAAACTGCTTGCGGACAGGCGATTCGAGAAACAAATGGTATTAAATCAGGCGAATTTGAACGTAACGCTGAACTGCTAAGCAAAGCAATCGAAAGGTTTCAAACACAAGGTGTGACTAGTGTGATTCTTGGTTGCACTGAGCTACCTCTCGTTCGCAATATCTTGCAGCAAAAATTCCCAGATATTCAATTTATTGACCCAATGGAAGCGGTCGCTGATCGTGTCGTATGTTTATACAAACAGGCAGAAGAGCGTACAGAAATCGATGATCGTGAAGGGCTGCTTCAAGACCCTATGGATGTACATACCGATCAGGAAATTGTTGATTACATTGTCAGCAGAGC
- a CDS encoding bifunctional GNAT family N-acetyltransferase/carbon-nitrogen hydrolase family protein, producing the protein MDSNTPKLSLRTIEAKDYPQLAELMDLVFPDVGGAWPRITIMDLIHQFPDGQICIVDNDKIVGAALTIKVDYNRFSLPHFYTDIITEQNVIQNQRSGDAMYGLDVFVHPDYRGLRLGRRLYDARKELCRNKNFKAILAGGRIPNYHNFADKLSVTEYIDQVKRRQLHDPILSFQLANDFDVKRLMRNYLPEDDASKGYATLLEWDNFFYEEDIQSVHDIEKTLIRIGVIQWQMRAVRDLDDLMDQAEFFVTSLSNYKADFALFPEFFNAPLMGLQSGQNSVEAIRFLASFSEDIKARFSQMAVTYNINIIAGSVPVFEDGKLYNVAYLLHRDGQIDEQYKIHITPHEEKDWVIDGGDKVKVFDTDAGRVGILICYDSEFPELGRMMAEQDVQIIFVPFWTDTKNGYQRVRICSQARAIENECYVAIGGSVGNLPRVDNVDIQYAQSAVFSPSDIYFPHDATLTEANANTEMIIFADVDLTKLKQLNTEGSVTNLKHRRTDIYGTFIKPDKLMK; encoded by the coding sequence ATGGACAGTAACACGCCAAAACTCTCTTTAAGGACAATTGAGGCCAAGGATTATCCTCAGCTAGCAGAATTGATGGATTTGGTATTCCCCGATGTGGGCGGTGCTTGGCCTCGTATCACCATAATGGACTTGATACACCAGTTCCCTGATGGGCAAATCTGCATTGTCGATAACGACAAAATTGTCGGTGCGGCACTCACTATTAAGGTTGATTACAACCGTTTTTCTCTTCCTCACTTTTATACCGATATCATCACTGAACAAAATGTGATTCAGAACCAGCGTTCGGGTGACGCTATGTATGGTCTGGATGTATTTGTCCACCCTGATTATCGAGGTTTACGCCTCGGGCGACGCCTTTATGATGCGAGAAAAGAGCTATGCCGTAATAAGAATTTCAAGGCCATATTGGCGGGCGGGCGCATTCCAAATTACCATAACTTCGCTGATAAACTCTCTGTGACAGAGTACATCGACCAAGTTAAACGACGTCAACTACATGACCCCATTCTCTCCTTTCAGCTCGCGAATGATTTCGATGTGAAACGCTTAATGCGTAATTATTTGCCAGAAGATGACGCATCGAAAGGATACGCCACGCTGTTAGAGTGGGATAACTTCTTTTATGAAGAAGACATTCAATCAGTACATGACATAGAAAAAACACTGATTCGCATTGGTGTTATTCAATGGCAAATGCGTGCAGTGAGAGATTTAGATGATTTAATGGATCAGGCTGAGTTTTTCGTTACTTCGCTTTCCAATTACAAGGCCGATTTCGCCCTATTCCCTGAGTTTTTTAACGCGCCTTTAATGGGCTTACAATCCGGGCAAAACTCTGTTGAAGCAATACGCTTTCTCGCTAGTTTTAGTGAAGATATAAAAGCTCGATTTTCTCAAATGGCTGTCACCTATAACATCAATATTATTGCCGGCAGCGTACCTGTTTTTGAAGATGGAAAGCTCTACAATGTTGCCTACTTACTGCATCGTGACGGTCAAATAGACGAACAATACAAAATTCACATTACGCCGCATGAAGAAAAAGATTGGGTTATCGATGGTGGAGATAAAGTTAAAGTCTTTGATACTGATGCCGGTCGAGTTGGTATCTTAATCTGTTATGACAGTGAGTTTCCTGAGCTCGGTCGTATGATGGCAGAGCAAGACGTTCAAATCATCTTTGTGCCGTTCTGGACAGACACCAAAAACGGTTATCAGCGTGTGCGAATTTGCTCTCAAGCTCGAGCAATCGAAAACGAGTGCTATGTTGCCATTGGTGGCAGCGTTGGCAACTTACCTCGTGTAGATAACGTCGATATTCAATATGCTCAGTCTGCAGTATTTTCACCCTCCGATATCTATTTCCCTCACGATGCGACACTCACAGAAGCCAACGCTAATACTGAGATGATCATTTTTGCTGATGTTGACCTAACAAAGTTGAAACAGCTCAACACTGAAGGTTCGGTTACCAATCTCAAACACCGCCGCACTGATATCTATGGGACGTTCATCAAACCTGATAAGCTAATGAAGTAA
- the ggt gene encoding gamma-glutamyltransferase → MTKLTLSIICTAMVSCAVNANPQTSDSVAPESTTQVTEKQAVTAKEFMVVAAHPEAVKAGYDVLKRGGTAVDAMVTVQTVLGLVEPQSSGIGGGGFVVYYDATADHLTTFDGRETAPLSATPELFLDDHGQPLKFFDAVVGGRSVATPGTVMLMASMHERYGKQAWSELFAPAIELANNGFVVSQRMAASIERDKSYLSRYPATKNYFMDENGDPLKEGHLLINAAYANTLEVIATDGQEAFYHGQIAKDIVNTVTAVKDNPGKLSLNDFATYKVVERDVVCSPYRQFDICGMGPPSSGALTVSQILGMVEHFDMASLGPKSAEAWQIIGDASRLAFADRGRYIADTDYVPMPQGLLEKSYLTQRADLIKPGQALKQVEPGKPSWDKPVEQADDQSIELPSTTHIVIADKYGNVLSMTSTVENGFGSRLMSNGFILNNELTDFSFATHQDGYPIANRVEPGKRPRSSMAPTIVMKAGKPYMAVGSPGGSQIIGYVTKTLIAHLDWQLNIQDAIDYPNMVNRFGQFDIEQGSAAETMESELKKLGYDVNKRDLNSGLHGIVFTDEYMIGGADPRREGIVMGE, encoded by the coding sequence ATGACAAAATTAACGCTTTCGATTATTTGTACTGCAATGGTGAGCTGTGCGGTAAATGCGAATCCACAAACCTCAGATTCCGTTGCCCCAGAATCCACCACTCAGGTTACAGAGAAACAAGCGGTGACCGCTAAGGAGTTTATGGTTGTTGCAGCTCATCCAGAGGCGGTAAAAGCCGGTTATGATGTACTGAAACGGGGTGGAACAGCAGTAGATGCAATGGTCACAGTACAAACCGTTCTAGGCTTGGTCGAACCCCAATCATCAGGTATCGGAGGTGGCGGTTTTGTTGTCTATTATGACGCGACCGCTGATCATCTGACAACGTTTGATGGCCGAGAAACCGCCCCACTGTCGGCAACGCCTGAGCTGTTTTTGGATGACCACGGGCAGCCGCTTAAATTCTTTGATGCTGTCGTAGGAGGCCGCTCTGTTGCGACCCCAGGGACAGTGATGTTGATGGCCTCTATGCATGAGCGTTACGGGAAGCAGGCGTGGAGCGAGCTTTTTGCTCCGGCAATAGAGTTAGCTAATAATGGCTTTGTGGTTTCTCAACGTATGGCTGCCTCAATAGAGCGTGACAAGTCGTATCTCAGTCGTTATCCAGCAACAAAAAACTACTTTATGGATGAGAACGGTGACCCGCTAAAAGAAGGACACCTCCTCATCAATGCTGCCTACGCAAACACATTAGAAGTGATTGCCACAGACGGGCAAGAAGCCTTCTATCATGGTCAGATAGCCAAAGATATTGTTAATACAGTCACTGCAGTGAAAGACAACCCCGGAAAACTATCGCTTAATGATTTTGCTACCTACAAAGTCGTCGAAAGAGATGTAGTGTGCTCACCTTACCGCCAGTTTGATATTTGCGGTATGGGGCCGCCAAGCTCAGGAGCGCTTACTGTAAGCCAAATATTGGGTATGGTTGAACACTTTGATATGGCATCGTTGGGCCCTAAAAGTGCAGAGGCGTGGCAAATTATCGGTGACGCTTCACGATTAGCGTTTGCTGACCGCGGGCGCTACATAGCCGATACTGATTACGTTCCGATGCCACAAGGGCTTCTCGAAAAAAGCTATCTCACACAAAGAGCTGACTTAATAAAACCAGGACAAGCACTTAAACAGGTTGAGCCTGGAAAGCCAAGTTGGGATAAACCTGTCGAACAAGCTGATGATCAGTCGATTGAGCTGCCTAGCACGACACACATCGTTATTGCTGACAAATATGGTAACGTTTTGTCTATGACGAGTACCGTTGAAAATGGCTTTGGGTCGAGATTGATGAGTAATGGTTTTATTCTAAACAATGAGCTGACAGATTTTTCGTTTGCGACTCATCAAGATGGCTATCCCATCGCAAACCGTGTTGAACCGGGCAAGCGCCCGCGTTCATCTATGGCTCCAACAATAGTCATGAAGGCGGGTAAACCATACATGGCAGTAGGCTCTCCTGGCGGTTCTCAAATTATTGGCTATGTGACCAAAACGCTTATCGCTCACCTTGATTGGCAACTGAATATTCAGGATGCGATAGACTATCCCAATATGGTCAACCGATTTGGTCAATTTGATATCGAGCAAGGTAGCGCCGCGGAAACCATGGAGTCAGAGCTCAAGAAACTGGGCTATGATGTGAACAAGCGTGACTTGAACTCTGGACTGCACGGGATTGTATTTACGGATGAATATATGATTGGCGGTGCAGACCCTCGCAGAGAAGGCATCGTAATGGGGGAATAA